Below is a window of Sporosarcina ureae DNA.
CTTTTAAGACTGTCCCAGTGAATTAGCTCTTGTCTTTATAGCAATTTTATTCAAAAACAGCCAAATGTGAAAATAAAGAACAGAACCCACAACTCCTAAAACTAGATATTCCATAACTCCTTCGCCCCACCCGTTTCTTACCAAATCTCCTAAGGCATAAATGTTACAAATTATTCCCAAAGATATAAATATAATTAAAGATATAAAGTAATTTCGTGTTTTAAAAAACTCTTGTACAAAGAAATCTACGCATAAAGTGATAAAACCGCCAATCAAAAAGACTGGCAATACAAAAAATCCCCATATAACAAGAAAGTCAGTTAGCTCAAAGTAATTTAATGAATCAAAATAGCTTAATGAAATCAGTTGTACAAATATAAAACTACTAACAAAACTAGTGATTGCGTAGATAATTAATATCATTCTTCATTCTCCTCTTTAACAAAGAAAGGATAATTTTATTTAAGAATCTGGCCCTATTGAGGCACAGTCCTTATTCAACAACTGCGCCCATTTGTTGAATTAACTTTTCTATTCTGTTTCTGAATACCATTTTAAAAATTTTTCTTTTTCCACTACGTTTAAAATACAAGGGGAATTAACCTCTGATTCTAATTTTTTATGTTCATCTGGAAACTCATTTTGGACTTCAATCCTCATAAAAGGGAGCTTCTCTTGAGATTTCATAGATCGTAGATTAGAAATTTTAGCTCCAGCAAACACATAATCCAAATTCAATTCCGTAAATGCTTTATATAAGATTTTCTTTTTTGCTAATAAATTATAGCCTTGTCCCCAATATTGATGTCCTATCCAAGTACCGATATGACTAGTTTTATTGATATTATCAATGTCCTTTAGTGTTATTACCCCAATTAAATTTTCGGTTTCATCAAGGATGACTCTTGAATATTGCTTTCCCAGTTTTTCTTGTTCCTGAATAAACTCGATAAAACCGATAGTTCCTTCAAGTGAAGTTTGGTCATCAGTAAGTCCCAACGCATCTTTTACTTGAGGTGCTGACGAAAGTGATGACATAGATTTTACATAAATTTTATTATGTGGAACTAATGACATTTTGGACATCCATATCCCCCCAAACACTCTAATAATCTTTGAATCCCTATCAAACAATATGGCCCGATTGCGGAACATCATCATGGTCCTGGTCCAGCTCCATAGAAAACAAAATAAGCAACTACTTACTAATATTATTATCATCGCTATGGGCTTGAAGTTTAAATTCGGGCTTTGTGTATCTGTCTATATTTTACAATACTACGCAATCTTACCTACTATCTCAATATCTTTTCCAAATTATTTAATCAATCATCATCTACTATCGTTCTAAACATTCTATTTATCCAAGTTGAAGAGGTCTTTCACATAATATCACCACATTCGTTAATTCGACTAACATAGTCTAATTGATGATCTAGTAGAGATCACTGAAGTTATCTAAATCTTCCGATATGGTGTATGCTAGGGAAGTAATACAAAAAAGTTAATAAATTGAAAAAGAAAGCAGTCTTTTTTGGTAGAAACTTGTCTTCATTTTAATGAGGGAAAATGTATTCTAAAAAACCTTATAATAGACTCTTTGTAAACACTCTAAAAGGTTTATATAAAATGGGCCCGTAACTATGAAATTGATGAATCTTGATATCAAATCATTGGAGGGAACTTTATGAACATTACAGTAGTAGGAGCAGGGCACGGAGGTACAACCATCGCAGCAGATTTAAAAATGAAAGGTCACTTGGTCACCTTATTGAAAACATCCAAGGGGCTGCATACTGAACATTTCGATCATATTGCGCGAAATAAAGGCGAAATCACATTACTAGATCATTCCGTAGAAACTACTGTGCATCTCGATTTAGTCACAACGGATGTACAATTGGCTATCACAAATGCGGAAATTATTATTATATATGTGCAAACAAATTACCATGAGGACGTAATCAAACGTATTATTCCATTCATGAATGAAGATCAAATTGTGTTGCTGGAACCAGGTTACTTATCTACTGCTTATTTCTTAAAACACG
It encodes the following:
- a CDS encoding GNAT family N-acetyltransferase, translating into MSKMSLVPHNKIYVKSMSSLSSAPQVKDALGLTDDQTSLEGTIGFIEFIQEQEKLGKQYSRVILDETENLIGVITLKDIDNINKTSHIGTWIGHQYWGQGYNLLAKKKILYKAFTELNLDYVFAGAKISNLRSMKSQEKLPFMRIEVQNEFPDEHKKLESEVNSPCILNVVEKEKFLKWYSETE